A segment of the Leclercia adecarboxylata genome:
CTCTTCTTCTTCTGCCTGATGAGCCCTGATGTTTTTGCTCCCTGGCTTGCCGGGGGCGGCGTGCTGCTACTGGCGGCGGGACTCTGGGGATTATTCGCCCCGCCTGCCAAAAATGCGCTGCGTGAGATCCACTGCCTGCGCGGCACGCCAAAACGCTGGGGCCTGTTTGGCGAAAACGATCAGGATCACGTCAACAATATCTCGCTGGGCATTATCGATCTGATCTATCCCCGCCACTGGCAGCCGTGGCTGGCCCAGGATTTAGGGCAAAAAACCGATATTGATATCTATCTGGACCGGCACGTCGTACGCCAGGGCCGCTATCTATCCCTGCATGATGAGGTCAAAAATTTCCCGCTGCAGCACTGGCTGCGCAGCACGGTGATTGCCGGTGGCGCCGGGCTGGTGCTGGCGATGCTGGTTTTCCTCGTCCCGCTGGATATGCCGATCAAATTTACCCTGTCGTGGATTAAAGGCGCCCAGACCATTGAAGCCACCAGCGTCGGGGAGCTCGAAAGTGCAGGTGTACGTATTGGCGATACGCTGCGCCTGAAGGGTACCGGGATGTGTAATATCCATGCTCCTGGAACCTGGAACGCCCGCCAGAGCTCACCCTTTACGCCGTTTGACTGCTCGCAGGTGATCTGGAATGACGCGGCGCCCCTGCCGCTGCCGGAATCCGATATCGTCAACAAAGCCACGGCGTTGACCCAGGCCCTGACGAGCCAGCTGCATCCCAAACCGGAAGATAATTCACGCGTCAGCCCGGCATTACGCTCCGCTATTCAGAAGTCCGGCATGATCCTGCTGGATGACTTTGGCGATATCGTCCTGAAAACCCAGGAGCTGTGTGCAGAGCAGGACGAGTGCGTCAGGCTGAAAAATGCGCTGGTTAACCTCGGCAACAGCAAAGACTGGGAGGCGCTGGTGAAACGTGCCGATGGCGGCCGTCTCGATGGCGTCAACGTGCTGCTGCGTCCGGTCAGCGCAGAGTCGCTGGAAAATCTGGTCGCCACCTCTACCGCGCCGTTCGTCATGCGCGAAACCTCACGTGCCGCCCAGGCACTTAACAGCCCTGCCCCCGGCGGCTTTGTGATCGTCAGCGACGAAGGCAGCGAGCTGGTCGATCAGCCTTACCCATCGGTAGCGCTGTATGATTACCCGGCCCAACAGCAATGGGGCGAGTTCCAGCGCCTGGCGCAGATGCTGATGCGCACGCCGTTCAGCGCCGAAGGGATTGTGACCGGCCTCTTTACCGATGCCAACGGTACCCGCCATGTCGAGCTGCACAGCATGCCGGACAGCGCCGGGTTATGGCGCTACATCGCTACCTCGCTGCTGATGCTGACGATGGTGGTCTGCATGCTCTGGAACGCCTTTATGGCGCTGCGCCGCTATCAGCGCTCGCGCACCCGCCTGGCCGATATTCAGCAATACTACGAAAATTGCCTCAACCCGAAGCTTATCCCCGCGCCTGAGAGCCTGATCGGATAACGCTCCCGCGCGACAGGATATGCTACCCTGTCGCGCACGTTTCTTCTGGCTGGAGTATTCCCCCATGCATTTTGATATCGCCTGGCAGGACGTCGATACCGTCCTGCTGGATATGGACGGCACGTTGCTCGATCTCGCGTTTGATAATCACTTCTGGCAAAAACTGGTGCCGGAGACCTACGGCGAGCAGCAGGGGATCTCCCCGGCAGAAGCGCAGGAATTCATACGCCAGCAATATACCGCCGTACAACATACGCTAAACTGGTACTGCCTGGACTACTGGAGCGAACGCCTCGGTCTGGATATTTGCGCGATGACTACCGCTCAGGGCCCGCACGCCGTGCTGCGTGAAGATACCGTTCCCTTTCTCGATGCCCTGAAAGCGAGCGGCAAGCGGCGTATCCTGCTGACCAACGCGCATCCGCATAATCTGGCGGTGAAGCTGGAACATACCGGTCTGGCCTCACACCTTGATTTATTACTTTCCACCCACACATTTGGTTATCCGAAAGAGGATCAGCGATTGTGGCAGGCGGTGGCAGAAGAGACCGGCCTGCAACCAGAGAGAACGTTGTTCATTGATGACAGCGAACCGATTCTGGATGCGGCGGCAACCTTTGGCATTCGTTATTGCCTTGGCGTGACCAATCCTGATTCTGGCCTGGCTGAAAAAAGCTATCTGCGGCATCCGGGGCTGAACGACTATCGCCGGATGATCCCCTCACTCACCGTGAAGGAGAAGCCATGAAAGAGAAGCCCTCCGAAGGGGTAAGACTGGACAAATGGCTGTGGGCTGCCCGCTTTTATAAAACGCGCGCCCTCGCCCGGGAAATGATTGAAGGCGGCAAAGTGCATTACAACGGGCAGCGCAGCAAACCGAGCAAGCTCGTGGAGCTGAACGCCACCCTGACCCTGCGTCAGGGCAACGACGAACGGACAGTGATCGTGAAAAACGTCACCGAACAGCGTCGTCCGGCAACGGAAGCCAGCACCCTGTATGAAGAGACGGCCGAGAGCGTTGAAAAGCGAGAGAAGATGGCGCAGGCACGTAAGCTGAATGCCCTGACCATGCCGCATCCCGACAGGCGACCGGACAAGAAAGAACGTCGCGATCTGATTAAATTTAAAAATGGCGAGAATGAGTGATTCTTGCTGAACGAGAGATGACTATGGCCCAACACGACCAATTACACCGCTATCTGTTTGAACAATTTGCCGTTCGCGGCGAGCTGGTGACGGTATCCGAAACCTGGAAACAGATCCTGGAAAACCACAACTACCCACTGCCGGTGAAAACCATGCTGGGCGAGCTGCTGGTTGCCACCAGCCTGCTGACCGCAACCCTGAAATTCGCCGGTGATATCACCGTGCAGCTGCAGGGCGATGGCCCGATGAGCCTGGCGGTGATCAACGGCAACAACCAGCAGCAGATGCGCGGCGTGGCGCGCGTACAGGGCGAAATCCCGGAAGGCGCAGACCTGAAAACGCTGGTCGGCAACGGCTACCTGGTGATCACCATCTCTCCGGAAGAGGGTGAACGCTATCAGGGCGTGGTCGGTCTGGAAGGCGATACGCTTGCCGCCTGCCTGGAAGATTACTTCATGCGTTCCGAACAGCTGCCAACCCGCCTGTTCATCCGTACCGGTGAAGTGGATGGCCAGCCTGCAGCCGGCGGTATGCTGCTCCAGGTACTGCCTGCGCAGGATGCGCAGACCAATGATTTCGAGCATCTGGCAACGCTGACCGAAACCATCAAAGCCGAAGAGCTGCTCACCCTGCCAGCGAACGAAGTGCTGTGGCGCCTGTACCACGAAGAAGAGGTGACGCTGTACGATCCGCAGGACGTCGAGTTCAAATGCACCTGTTCCCGTGAACGCTGCGCGGGCGCGCTGAAAACCCTGCCGGATGAAGAGATCGACAGCATCATGGCGGAAGAGGGCAAGATCGACATGCACTGCGACTACTGCGGTTCGCATTACATCTTCAATTCGATGGACATTGCCGAGATCCGCAATAACGCCTCCCCGGCCGATCCTCAGCTGCACTAAGTTGTCCCGTTAACTGCCCTCTCACGTGGGGGCAGTTGCCCTTTCCTTCCGCTCGGCTACCCTTTCATTTTATTCACTATTTCCCCTCACCTGCTGAATCGTTATCAGTGATGAAAGACTTTCGTAACTTTCTTTCATGTATGCGCTTACACTCACATTCTCGCAGTTAAATTTACCAGCAATTAACCTTTTCAGAACATTTTC
Coding sequences within it:
- a CDS encoding intracellular growth attenuator family protein: MSTIVIVIAAMLACAFIAGWLYRRRAQRRYRLPYLNAFAGANTRKLTAEERSAIEQYLESFNRIQQTPATGASAAPVSLSLNAQSNTVLCVTRSITRYGITTDDPNKWRYYLDSAEVHLPPFWEQYINDENSVELIHTDSIPLVIALNGHSIAEYVQEAPHFALEHVSSTQASIRGEETEQIELLNIRQETHEEYALSRPDGIREALLIVAAFLLFFFCLMSPDVFAPWLAGGGVLLLAAGLWGLFAPPAKNALREIHCLRGTPKRWGLFGENDQDHVNNISLGIIDLIYPRHWQPWLAQDLGQKTDIDIYLDRHVVRQGRYLSLHDEVKNFPLQHWLRSTVIAGGAGLVLAMLVFLVPLDMPIKFTLSWIKGAQTIEATSVGELESAGVRIGDTLRLKGTGMCNIHAPGTWNARQSSPFTPFDCSQVIWNDAAPLPLPESDIVNKATALTQALTSQLHPKPEDNSRVSPALRSAIQKSGMILLDDFGDIVLKTQELCAEQDECVRLKNALVNLGNSKDWEALVKRADGGRLDGVNVLLRPVSAESLENLVATSTAPFVMRETSRAAQALNSPAPGGFVIVSDEGSELVDQPYPSVALYDYPAQQQWGEFQRLAQMLMRTPFSAEGIVTGLFTDANGTRHVELHSMPDSAGLWRYIATSLLMLTMVVCMLWNAFMALRRYQRSRTRLADIQQYYENCLNPKLIPAPESLIG
- the yrfG gene encoding GMP/IMP nucleotidase — its product is MHFDIAWQDVDTVLLDMDGTLLDLAFDNHFWQKLVPETYGEQQGISPAEAQEFIRQQYTAVQHTLNWYCLDYWSERLGLDICAMTTAQGPHAVLREDTVPFLDALKASGKRRILLTNAHPHNLAVKLEHTGLASHLDLLLSTHTFGYPKEDQRLWQAVAEETGLQPERTLFIDDSEPILDAAATFGIRYCLGVTNPDSGLAEKSYLRHPGLNDYRRMIPSLTVKEKP
- the hslR gene encoding ribosome-associated heat shock protein Hsp15, which codes for MKEKPSEGVRLDKWLWAARFYKTRALAREMIEGGKVHYNGQRSKPSKLVELNATLTLRQGNDERTVIVKNVTEQRRPATEASTLYEETAESVEKREKMAQARKLNALTMPHPDRRPDKKERRDLIKFKNGENE
- the hslO gene encoding Hsp33 family molecular chaperone HslO, whose product is MAQHDQLHRYLFEQFAVRGELVTVSETWKQILENHNYPLPVKTMLGELLVATSLLTATLKFAGDITVQLQGDGPMSLAVINGNNQQQMRGVARVQGEIPEGADLKTLVGNGYLVITISPEEGERYQGVVGLEGDTLAACLEDYFMRSEQLPTRLFIRTGEVDGQPAAGGMLLQVLPAQDAQTNDFEHLATLTETIKAEELLTLPANEVLWRLYHEEEVTLYDPQDVEFKCTCSRERCAGALKTLPDEEIDSIMAEEGKIDMHCDYCGSHYIFNSMDIAEIRNNASPADPQLH